A region of Leishmania panamensis strain MHOM/PA/94/PSC-1 chromosome 33 sequence DNA encodes the following proteins:
- a CDS encoding hypothetical protein (TriTrypDB/GeneDB-style sysID: LpmP.33.3060): MTSSAKKTDKTGHRRSSSSKSASSGAQLPRQHSNASAAVPPASAPKPSASAPAPASKPTAHSAASLSNSKITDVVADPAPSSAVHAAAPTGVSALSPTSGTRRLPAPAGAPATVNAAPTSQNAMGANGYGRMGPAVYDVVGANGTGSVEPNGFGFKGPSFYDTGMGKQNALSGYGSMGPGGYGSMNGSMAENYGSMGGGGNGMNSMYGIGGSMGSMYGMGGNAMGSMYGMGSMYGPGSMYGMGSMYGMGLMYGPGSMYGPGSMYGMGSMYGMGSMYGMGSMYGMGCYNRMDLGTNGGSMYGIGRTGSRSSFRSSGGYVGGSFDGLWRAPLGHSFHPKQDFSIPPPSSLLKEEVLNGKDDKAAKDAAAPMTKGSDAKAAANDKTTAGAAESKTRAVADKGADKKDSCRDSAANKKDADAKDGEKGRGRGMPTAMASSHRLTKQVNDSVHVIAVVPKESMVNRTDKSVMVGTTTYKMDEVTMGPVNVERSDLLTDIVEQTQCGHNVSMLALCGAQPYALCTDPITAVVKHMMESLTEDKAQVTQVKVSAVAFAEAGDIVDLLEENAKPVKAEMASNPIYGPCVMNTSEKDVKSADEAAAVVISTAAKAPQQGLIVIMYKIKQIRLVAAGGAAPVKDVYVSSMLVAMVDDAGMQNLKVPEKHARVEPALIFTNAIGGASRTVVIVQVPEQDAEKLVSGAAAYSQRLREIRNTPTRSGNMKRFIDYTERAAAANTKVSPETAAKLDRMLKDAKELLARPEQTPLTAYSLVSSNSPTTLTEAMPHSGEATMKKADVLAAPVAANAACATTSSEALAVEKPAGPAAESAAATPSAKSESEKQVRLVVCIDNTTQVPAERVKADEVVVRADAAVMSESETLKKLRAVFGNGRNVALLSVETQPSIPLKDQYTWMNVADILTRTFESPPARAKDTCIELFMSVVLKRHVLCDLMADGAASVGPKPLNTASSPLFGPVLMDASYKTLRKASDVKPTLEQALQAAPAYFTEPDSMIVMTAVLKQVQMDNDVLVASFMAASGPSTAGLCGAMSKNPNYSRSLLSYAIGGPCVTALLVCVGNDYESNAAAKDRLADMHALTKQPNHTSRDGSVVAFIDYAKKGLVANASKLEKAEGEERERLMAVSKRLQIMHDDYSTFLKFPEESMPAYYMGDKRVSPGPRMDGGKPEEATGATPSAHERPRKDVGVKATAPIRAVAVVMDGDDGASSVTNKTPMEVTNKELIVNGQRYAPTEVVQTQGESIRSVVIDGLHKIVLDGYNAAMLTNDVGGSTVGISMAVKAITVIVRSLPKGSEAFWSVTVSKDKKVKDMLGENSPYYDLHIASSPLFGNVPYGANIVPVAEAQVELVVREVRNEVREKGGIGYIALILRIAQSDGDVCVPSFLVTIAGDSVEEYEKMLSTRSSSELLGTAIGGACNSIYVAGIRGKSGEVAQPVLEVAEKMMRVNNGPLRSGSLNRFITHTKLAVEAMQRKIEASGGAPNPQLLAQVGRIGTMLKDAQSMLNSPGGSTPAVYKR; the protein is encoded by the coding sequence ATGACCTCCAGTGCAAAGAAAACGGACAAGAccggccaccgccgctcttcGTCATCGAAGTCAGCCTCTAGTGGCGCACAGCTCCCGCGCCAGCACAGTAACGCATCAGCGGCAGTCCCGCCTGCCTCAGCGCCGAAGCCTTCGGCGAGCGCACCTGCTCCAGCGTCTAAGCCAACCGCTCATTCCGCGGCTTCGCTAAGCAACTCCAAGATCACTGATGTCGTCGCTGACCCTGCGCCGTCCTCGGCAGTTCATGCGGCTGCACCCACCGGCGTTTCGGCCCTCTCTCCTACCAGTGGCACGCGCCGCTTGCCCGCTCCTGCTGGGGCACCGGCAACGGTCAATGCGGCTCCAACCTCGCAGAACGCTATGGGCGCCAACGGCTATGGCAGGATGGGCCCTGCTGTCTATGACGTCGTGGGTGCTAACGGGACGGGTTCCGTAGAACCCAATGGATTTGGATTTAAGGGCCCCAGTTTCTATGACACAGGCATGGGCAAGCAAAACGCCCTGAGTGGCTACGGTTCCATGGGTCCCGGCGGCTACGGCAGCATGAATGGCAGCATGGCGGAGAACTATGGTTCTATGGGCGGGGGTGGAAACGGTATGAACTCCATGTACGGCATAGGTGGTTCGATGGGTTCGATGTACGGCATGGGAGGCAATGCGATGGGCTCCATGTACGGCATGGGGTCGATGTACGGCCCAGGGTCAATGTACGGCATGGGCTCCATGTACGGCATGGGGTTGATGTACGGCCCAGGGTCAATGTACGGCCCAGGGTCAATGTACGGCATGGGCTCCATGTACGGCATGGGGTCGATGTACGGCATGGGGTCGATGTACGGCATGGGCTGTTACAACAGGATGGACCTAGGTACCAACGGCGGCTCCATGTACGGCATCGGCCGCACCGGCAGCCGCTCGAGCTtccgcagcagtggtggctaCGTCGGTGGCTCCTTCGACGGCCTTTGGCGTGCGCCTTTAGGTCATAGCTTCCATCCCAAGCAGGACTTCAGCATACCACCGCCGTCCTCGCTCCTtaaagaggaggtgctgaacgGAAAGGATGACAAGGCGGCGAAGGATGCGGCAGCACCCATGACGAAAGGCTCGGACGCGAAGGCTGCTGCGAACGACAAGACGacagctggtgcagcggAGAGCAAGACGCGCGCCGTCGCGGATAAGGGAGCTGATAAGAAGGACAGCTGCAGAGACAGTGCGGCTAACAAGAAGGATGCCGACGCAAAGGATGGAGAGAAGGGCCGGGGGCGTGGCATGCCTACAGCGATGGCATCATCGCACCGCCTGACGAAGCAGGTGAACGACAGCGTGCACGTCATCGCAGTGGTGCCGAAGGAATCGATGGTGAACCGCACTGACAAGTCCGTGATGGTAGGCACGACCACGTACAAGATGGACGAAGTGACCATGGGGCCAGTGAATGTAGAGAGGTCGGACTTGCTGACCGATATCGTGGAGCAGACGCAATGCGGCCACAACGTGTCTATGCTGGCCCTCTGCGGCGCTCAGCCGTACGCGTTGTGCACCGACCCCATCACTGCCGTTGTCAAGCACATGATGGAGTCGCTCACGGAGGACAAGGCGCAGGTGACGCAGGTGAAAGTGTCGGCCGTGGCGTTCGCTGAGGCTGGAGACATTGTCGACCTCCTCGAGGAGAATGCGAAGCCAGTCAAGGCAGAGATGGCTTCTAACCCGATTTACGGTCCGTGTGTGATGAACACCTCCGAAAAGGACGTCAAATCAGCAGACGAGGCGGCCGCAGTTGTTATCAGCACCGCTGCGaaggcgccgcagcagggccTCATCGTCATTATGTACAAGATCAAGCAGATCCGCCTTGTTGCcgcaggtggcgctgcaccgGTGAAGGACGTGTACGTCTCATCCATGTTGGTTGCCATGGTAGACGACGCAGGCATGCAAAATCTGAAGGTCCCCGAGAAGCACGCGAGAGTTGAACCGGCGCTCATCTTCACCAACGCAATTGGCGGTGCCAGTCGCACCGTGGTCATTGTGCAGGTGCCGGAGCAAGATGCTGAAAAGCTggtcagcggcgccgccgcctattcccagcgcctgcgcgaAATTAGGAACACACCGACGCGCAGCGGAAATATGAAGCGCTTTATCGACTACACCGAGcgtgccgcggcggccaacACGAAGGTGTCGCCGGAGACCGCTGCAAAACTTGACCGTATGCTCAAGGACGCGAAGGAACTGCTGGCAAGACCGGAGCAGACGCCGCTGACGGCATACAGTCTCGTTAGTAGCAACTCGCCCACGACCCTGACGGAGGCGATGCCTCACAGCGGCGAGGCCACCATGAAGAAGGCTGATGTGCTGGCAGCACCCGTCGCTGCAAACGCCGCATGTGCGACAACATCATCCGAGGCTCTTGCTGTGGAGAAACCGGCAGGCCCGGCCGCAGAGTCggctgccgccacgccgtccgCTAAGTCAGAGTCGGAGAAGCAGGTGCGTCTTGTCGTGTGCATCGACAACACGACACAGGTACCAGCGGAGCGTGTGAAGGCGGATGAGGTGGTGGTCCGCGCCGACGCGGCCGTAATGTCCGAGTCAGAGACGCTCAAGAAGCTGCGCGCCGTTTTCGGGAACGGCCGCAACGTGGCCCTGCTCTCGGTAGAGACGCAGCCGAGCATTCCGCTCAAAGACCAGTACACATGGATGAACGTTGCGGACATCCTCACAAGGACGTTTGAgtcgccgccggcgcgtGCGAAGGACACGTGCATTGAGCTCTTCATGTCCGTTGTACTCAAGCGCCACGTGCTCTGCGATCTTATGGCGGAcggcgcggcgtcggtggGACCCAAACCCCTCAACACAGCATCTTCGCCACTATTCGGTCCAGTCCTTATGGACGCAAGCTACAAGACGCTGCGTAAGGCATCAGACGTGAAGCCGACACTggagcaggcgctgcaggccgCCCCCGCCTATTTCACGGAGCCGGACTCGATGATTGTcatgacggcggtgctgaagcAGGTGCAGATGGACAACGACGTGCTTGTGGCGTCCTTCATGGCCGCCTCCGGGCCGTCGACGGCCGGCCTGTGCGGCGCGATGTCGAAGAACCCTAACtactctcgctctctcctgtcCTACGCGATCGGTGGCCCGTGcgtcacggcgctgctggtgtgcgtTGGCAATGACTATGAATCCAATGCGGCGGCCAAGGACAGGCTGGCCGACATGCATGCTCTGACCAAGCAGCCGAACCACACGAGCCGTGATGGCAGTGTAGTGGCGTTCATCGACTATGCCAAGAAGGGTCTTGTGGCGAATGCGTCGAAGCTTGAGAAagcagaaggggaggaacGCGAACGACTCATGGCGGTCTCGAAGCGACTGCAGATCATGCACGACGACTACAGCACCTTTCTCAAGTTCCCTGAGGAGAGCATGCCAGCTTACTACATGGGCGACAAGCGCGTCAGCCCGGGCCCGCGCATGGACGGCGGCAAGCCTGAAGAGGCAACCGGTGCAACTCCCTCAGCGCACGAAAGGCCGCGGAAGGACGTGGGCGtgaaggcgacggcgcccATCCGCGCTGTTGCGGTCGTTATGGACGGTGATGACGGTGCCAGCAGCGTGACTAACAAGACGCCGATGGAGGTGACGAATAAGGAGCTGATCGTCAACGGGCAGCGCTACGCCCCGACAGAGGTGGTACAAACACAGGGTGAATCGATTCGCTCTGTTGTGATCGATGGGCTGCACAAGATTGTGCTCGACGGCTACAATGCCGCCATGCTGACGAACGATGTCGGCGGCAGTACGGTGGGCATCTCGATGGCGGTCAAGGCAATCACCGTGATTGTGCGCAGCCTGCCAAAGGGCAGTGAGGCATTCTGGTCGGTGACGGTGTCTAAGGACAAGAAGGTGAAAGACATGCTGGGCGAAAACTCTCCCTACTATGATCTTCACATCGCCTCTTCGCCCCTCTTCGGCAACGTGCCGTACGGCGCGAACATTGTGCCAGTCgcggaggcgcaggtggagcTGGTGGTGCGAGAGGTGCGCAATGAGGTGCGCGAGAAGGGTGGCATAGGCTACATTGCCCTCATTCTGCGTATCGCACAGTCGGACGGCGATGTCTGTGTGCCATCCTTCCTTGTCACCATCGCGGGGGATAGCGTCGAGGAGTACGAGAAGATGCTGtcgacgcgcagcagctcggaGTTGCTCGGCACTGCCATTGGTGGCGCGTGCAACAGCATTTACGTGGCTGGCATCCGCGGCAAATCTGGCGAGGTGGCTCAGCCAGTTCTTGAGGTGGCCGAAAAGATGATGCGTGTGAATAACGGGCCCCTCCGCAGTGGCAGTCTGAATCGCTTCATCACCCACACGAAgctggcggtggaggcgatgcagcgcaagATCGAAgccagtggtggtgcgccgAACCCGCAGCTCCTGGCGCAGGTGGGTCGCATTGGGACGATGCTCAAGGACGCGCAGAGCATGCTGAACTCTCCGGGCGGTAGCACGCCGGCCGTCTACAAGCGTTAA